A DNA window from Nitrospirota bacterium contains the following coding sequences:
- a CDS encoding sulfite exporter TauE/SafE family protein: MINIYLPVAHTSINLVIMLCIGTGIGMLSGLFGVGGGFLITPVLMMFGIPPTIAAASGANQMVAASTSATLTHWKLGNVDMKMGLYLLIGSFLGGGLGVQAVKILNAMGNVDFVIKLTYVLLPFTVGGLMLGETLKRKDPNKSSGPGYKQSLFSKMMSLLPFQMEFEKSGVRHSAILPVIIGILVGVLAAIMGVGGGFIMVPIMLYILKMPMKVIIGTSVFQILFTVIEVTFLQSYTNHTVDFVLALVMLIGSSVGAYVGTMLSEKLNTEQLKVLLALLILSVGFKILFELMAKPSLLLAYAITGGK; the protein is encoded by the coding sequence ATGATAAATATATACTTACCGGTAGCGCACACCTCGATAAATCTGGTGATAATGCTCTGCATAGGAACAGGGATTGGTATGCTTTCGGGGCTATTTGGGGTAGGGGGAGGGTTTTTAATAACTCCCGTGCTCATGATGTTTGGAATACCGCCAACAATTGCTGCTGCAAGTGGAGCCAATCAGATGGTGGCAGCCTCAACATCAGCTACACTTACTCACTGGAAACTCGGAAATGTTGACATGAAAATGGGGCTGTACCTGTTGATAGGCAGTTTCCTCGGAGGTGGACTTGGTGTCCAGGCAGTTAAAATTCTAAATGCAATGGGAAATGTTGATTTTGTTATCAAACTGACCTATGTGCTTTTGCCCTTCACAGTGGGCGGTCTTATGCTTGGTGAGACTTTGAAGAGAAAAGACCCAAACAAAAGCTCAGGACCTGGTTACAAACAGTCCCTGTTTTCCAAAATGATGTCGCTCCTTCCTTTTCAAATGGAATTTGAGAAATCAGGAGTGCGGCACTCGGCGATTTTGCCGGTGATTATTGGGATACTTGTAGGTGTGTTGGCAGCCATAATGGGAGTAGGCGGCGGGTTTATCATGGTTCCCATTATGCTTTACATTCTGAAGATGCCAATGAAAGTGATAATAGGGACAAGCGTTTTCCAGATACTGTTTACAGTTATTGAGGTCACCTTTCTTCAGTCATATACAAACCACACGGTTGACTTCGTGCTAGCTTTGGTTATGCTGATAGGCTCAAGTGTTGGCGCATACGTGGGAACAATGTTAAGTGAAAAGCTCAACACCGAACAGCTTAAGGTACTCCTTGCGTTATTAATACTCTCAGTGGGATTTAAAATATTGTTTGAACTTATGGCAAAGCCGTCTCTGCTCTTAGCTTATGCTATAACAGGAGGTAAATAG
- a CDS encoding TIGR02186 family protein, which yields MNKKNTGLMGLILTVLVVTLIVSQTHANAELTLNMDKSVIPIDTFYKGNTLNITGSVDSGHDVVVKITSPRENESFMVKEKSVHLFWLNKYKLKVSQVNDTYMLFSSNNIDDILSAEERAKYSLGYDAVGKRVEITGNDKDQLFREFIKVKESGKLYVVSGTSVVLKPSGAGKSRYSVTVNFPYQVPIGSYNVNVFAVKDGVVSQRATGAVKIKEVGMVRDLSDMAMTHGGLYGVLAVLIALVAGYVVTPAIAAVKKVFVVFITLPKMVFSNGNGHLSQVSVLKESTKAEE from the coding sequence ATGAATAAAAAAAACACAGGTTTGATGGGGCTTATTCTCACGGTGCTTGTTGTTACTCTGATAGTAAGCCAAACCCACGCAAATGCAGAACTTACTTTGAACATGGACAAAAGCGTGATTCCAATAGATACTTTTTATAAAGGCAATACACTAAATATAACCGGCAGTGTGGACAGTGGCCATGACGTAGTAGTGAAAATCACATCACCTCGTGAAAACGAATCGTTTATGGTCAAGGAGAAATCTGTTCACCTGTTCTGGTTGAATAAATACAAGCTTAAAGTATCCCAGGTCAATGACACATACATGCTTTTTAGCTCTAATAATATTGATGACATCTTATCTGCTGAAGAGAGAGCCAAATATTCACTTGGATATGATGCTGTCGGAAAAAGAGTTGAAATCACTGGCAACGATAAGGATCAACTGTTCAGAGAATTCATAAAAGTAAAAGAAAGTGGTAAGCTGTATGTTGTCTCCGGCACCAGCGTTGTTCTTAAACCCTCAGGTGCTGGTAAAAGCAGATACAGTGTTACAGTCAACTTCCCGTATCAAGTACCTATAGGCAGCTACAACGTCAATGTTTTCGCAGTCAAAGATGGTGTGGTTTCACAGAGAGCGACAGGGGCAGTGAAAATCAAAGAGGTGGGAATGGTTCGTGATCTATCCGATATGGCGATGACACACGGCGGACTTTATGGAGTGCTTGCAGTGTTAATTGCTCTTGTGGCTGGCTACGTCGTAACACCGGCAATTGCTGCCGTAAAGAAGGTGTTTGTTGTCTTTATTACACTGCCTAAGATGGTTTTTTCAAACGGAAATGGGCACCTCTCTCAGGTATCGGTACTTAAAGAGTCAACTAAGGCTGAGGAATAG
- a CDS encoding universal stress protein has translation MLEKIDIKERYRMKLMGPVRSILLATDGSDYSRGAVKEAIAFSRECNTSLRLLRVLEINPAYESMGFSYSTEMVKLVEEELDTIREDAALNNVECTTMLKRSERVHEAITEEAEKQRTDIIIMGRRGMTGLKKFIMGSVTAKVIASTSSKVLVVPKEAQLKGETLLVASDGSKHSEGAVNEAIDMASRCPVVKSLLAVSVVPDKSKLGQARDILSKISDRANARGVKVETFPLVGQPYKTLVNASLEMAADIIIMGNYGSTGFAGVLMGSVAERVIALSMCSVLVVKSNAVH, from the coding sequence ATGCTTGAAAAAATAGACATTAAGGAAAGATATAGAATGAAGTTGATGGGACCGGTCAGGTCAATTCTTTTGGCAACAGATGGCTCTGACTACAGCAGGGGTGCGGTGAAAGAGGCGATAGCATTTTCACGGGAGTGTAACACATCACTAAGGCTCTTAAGAGTGCTTGAGATTAACCCGGCATACGAGAGCATGGGGTTTAGCTATTCTACAGAGATGGTTAAATTGGTGGAGGAGGAACTTGACACTATAAGAGAAGATGCAGCCTTAAATAATGTGGAATGTACGACAATGTTAAAGCGCTCTGAGCGTGTGCATGAGGCAATAACAGAGGAGGCGGAAAAGCAAAGAACCGACATAATTATAATGGGACGGCGCGGGATGACAGGCTTAAAGAAATTCATAATGGGCAGCGTAACGGCAAAGGTAATAGCAAGCACCTCATCTAAAGTGCTGGTAGTTCCCAAAGAGGCGCAGTTAAAGGGAGAGACCTTGTTAGTTGCTTCAGACGGCTCTAAACACAGCGAAGGTGCTGTGAATGAGGCTATAGATATGGCAAGCCGCTGTCCGGTGGTTAAGTCACTGTTAGCAGTTTCAGTAGTTCCTGACAAAAGTAAATTAGGCCAGGCAAGAGACATTTTAAGTAAAATATCTGACAGGGCTAATGCCAGAGGGGTGAAAGTTGAGACCTTTCCACTGGTTGGCCAGCCATATAAAACACTGGTCAATGCTTCTTTAGAAATGGCGGCAGATATCATTATCATGGGCAACTATGGCAGCACAGGGTTTGCCGGGGTTTTGATGGGCAGTGTGGCGGAACGTGTAATTGCACTTTCGATGTGTTCGGTTCTGGTTGTTAAAAGCAATGCTGTACATTAA
- a CDS encoding PHP domain-containing protein, translated as MKFDCHLHTSPRSTCSTISPESLLKASMEAGIEAIVITEHDSLWSADELNSLRLKCIGGLKIFAGVEVSCLDGHFLVYGLKDLRGISFNMPSERLISHAHLNGAAVVAAHPFRFSREDGQHCYEIDIDGVEVSSSNTSHEAGRLALKLANERGLFQLTSSDAHTTSVIGKYHTAFPAHISTISELAEFIRSYKQE; from the coding sequence ATGAAATTTGACTGCCACCTCCACACGTCTCCAAGGTCAACCTGTAGCACAATTTCACCGGAGAGTCTTCTGAAAGCTTCAATGGAGGCAGGCATAGAGGCAATAGTTATAACCGAACACGATTCTCTGTGGAGCGCTGATGAGCTTAACTCATTAAGGCTCAAATGTATAGGCGGTCTGAAGATATTTGCGGGTGTTGAGGTGTCTTGTCTTGACGGGCACTTTTTAGTATATGGACTTAAAGACCTGAGAGGGATATCTTTTAACATGCCCTCAGAGAGGTTAATTAGCCATGCCCATTTAAATGGAGCTGCCGTTGTGGCCGCTCATCCATTTAGATTTAGCCGTGAGGACGGACAGCACTGCTATGAAATTGATATTGACGGGGTTGAAGTATCAAGCAGTAATACATCGCATGAGGCTGGGCGGCTTGCTCTTAAGCTTGCAAACGAAAGGGGGCTCTTTCAGCTTACCTCAAGTGACGCCCATACGACCTCTGTCATAGGAAAATACCACACCGCATTCCCGGCACACATTTCAACGATTTCGGAGCTTGCTGAGTTCATACGCTCATATAAACAAGAATAG
- a CDS encoding VWA domain-containing protein: MKLDIGKVVYVCINITLFLILCSRLNADDKAVSHIDVALAIDSSGSMKKTDPQNLRIAASKLFLLLLNGKDRVGIMSFDTDVYHLTGLNEVIDKKIFLAAVNKVTSNGLYTNLYKAIEKSLEMLDSDEMPGKTKIIILMTDGKMDTGNRNRDRMLEDKLKAELVEKTKVSNIKIFTIAFSDESDKELLEAVSKKTGGFYYIAKIPEDLHHIFLSIFEALKMPDMLPFDSIEMDGNSFIVDNSIKEVNLIIKKTSVKKQIMIKSPTGELYKYNKKPDTVTWFSSPTFDMVTIKNPPEGKWYVLNCTGKGNKVYIITSLKLMANFNNQEIFAGKTINIEAWFQNEQKEIIKDTDILKENGLYIELTSPESEVVKIPLTDTAAAGSGVYSASFTPNTPGMYTLRIAAYGKTFEREKILTFIVNDIQKSPQSPENENHKVETSVQNKPKIKKKHTAASTGKEKSSYTKVAITLIILNIVFVVAIVVIIKLLRRKKLLGWVNDKN; this comes from the coding sequence ATGAAGTTAGACATTGGGAAAGTTGTATATGTTTGTATCAATATTACATTGTTTTTAATACTATGTTCACGCCTCAATGCGGATGACAAAGCAGTCTCACATATTGACGTTGCGCTTGCTATAGACAGCTCCGGCAGTATGAAAAAGACGGATCCCCAAAATTTAAGAATTGCTGCTTCAAAATTATTTCTATTGTTATTAAACGGTAAAGACAGGGTTGGTATAATGAGCTTTGACACGGATGTTTATCACCTGACAGGATTGAATGAGGTAATTGATAAAAAGATATTTCTTGCTGCTGTTAATAAAGTCACCTCAAACGGTTTATACACAAATCTCTATAAAGCCATAGAAAAATCGCTGGAGATGTTAGACAGCGATGAAATGCCGGGGAAGACTAAAATAATCATACTTATGACAGATGGTAAGATGGATACAGGAAATCGTAACAGGGACAGAATGCTTGAGGATAAGCTAAAAGCCGAACTTGTAGAAAAAACAAAAGTGTCTAATATAAAGATTTTTACTATAGCTTTCAGTGACGAGTCGGATAAGGAACTTCTTGAGGCGGTTTCTAAAAAAACCGGCGGTTTTTATTATATAGCTAAAATCCCTGAGGACTTGCACCACATATTTTTATCCATATTTGAAGCTCTAAAAATGCCGGATATGCTGCCATTTGACTCTATTGAAATGGATGGAAATAGCTTTATTGTAGATAATTCGATCAAAGAAGTAAATCTTATTATTAAGAAAACCTCTGTGAAAAAGCAAATTATGATAAAATCACCAACCGGAGAATTATACAAATATAATAAAAAGCCAGATACCGTTACATGGTTTTCCTCCCCCACATTTGACATGGTTACGATAAAAAATCCACCCGAAGGAAAATGGTATGTGTTAAATTGCACAGGTAAAGGTAATAAAGTTTATATCATCACGTCCTTAAAACTCATGGCTAATTTTAATAATCAGGAAATATTTGCGGGTAAAACAATTAATATAGAAGCATGGTTTCAGAATGAGCAAAAAGAAATTATTAAAGATACTGATATTTTAAAAGAAAACGGTTTGTATATTGAATTAACCTCTCCGGAGTCAGAAGTCGTTAAAATTCCATTAACCGACACAGCAGCAGCGGGTAGCGGAGTCTATTCCGCCTCTTTTACGCCAAACACTCCTGGTATGTATACTCTTAGAATTGCTGCCTACGGCAAGACTTTTGAACGGGAAAAAATTTTGACATTCATAGTAAATGATATACAGAAATCACCTCAATCGCCTGAAAATGAAAATCATAAAGTCGAAACATCCGTACAAAATAAGCCCAAAATAAAAAAGAAGCATACCGCTGCTTCTACTGGTAAGGAGAAATCATCTTATACTAAAGTAGCTATAACCCTGATAATATTGAATATTGTTTTTGTTGTAGCGATAGTTGTTATTATAAAGCTGCTCCGGAGGAAAAAATTGTTAGGCTGGGTAAATGATAAGAATTAA